AACCTCCCGATACCGCAGCAGCTCCGCCGCCACCGGATCGAGCACCCGGGCCCTCCCGCACCCGGCCGCCGCCTCCCGCAACCGGCGTTCCGCCTCCAGGCCGTAACGCCGGGCCGGCCCCCGCGCAGCCATCCGGCAGCTCCACTCGATGAGCGGCCCGCCGACGATGCCGATCACCATCAGCAGCACCGGCACGCCCAGGTTCGGCGACATCACCCCCACGATCTGGCCCAGCAGCCACAGGCCACCCAGGAACTGCAGGATCGTCATGGAGGCCTGGGACAGCACGGCCACCGGCCACCACCCCGGCCGCGGCGGCCGTCCCGTCGGCACTCCCGCGCGCACACTCAGCTCGTCCAGCGCCTCGGGCAGCCCCTGGGAGCCGCGGACGGCCGCCTCGCGCACCGCCAGCGCCCAGGGCGCGGGCAGGCCGGCCGAGGCCCGGTCGGCCACCGTCCGTACCGCCTGTTCGACCCGCTGCCGGGCGGTGGCCTCCTCGTCGGCCTGCGTGCGCGAGGGGAGCCGCCCCGTGGCGGGCTCGCCGCGGTCCTGGTACCAGCGCCACAACCGCAGCCAGGGCGTCCCGCAGGCGCGGTTGGCGTTGCGCAGCCACGCGCGTTCGGCGGCCTCGCCCGCCGCCGTGGCGCCCACGGCGTCCGCGAGCCGGTCCGCGAACTCCTCCCGGGCCTGCTCGCTGAGCCCCGTCCGCCGCTGCGTGGCGTAGACGGGCCACAGCCGGGCCGCCGCGATGTCCACGTCGGCCGAGATACGGCGGGCCGGCGCCGTGCGCTCCGCGACGAACTGGCCGAGCGCCTCGCGCAGTTCACAGACGCCGTCGCCGGTGAGCGCGGACAGTGCGAGCACGGTCGTACCCGGTTCGCCGTACTCCCCGAGGGCGATGCCGTCCTCGTCGAGGAGCCTCCGCAGATCGTCGAGGACCTGCTCGGCGGCCTCCCCGGGCAGCCGGTCGATCTGGTTGAGGACGACGAACATGACCTCCGCGTGGGCCGCCATCGGCCGCAGATAGCGCTCGTGGAGGACGGCGTCGGCGTACTTCTCCGGGTCGACGACCCAGATGACCGCGTCGACGAGCGCCAGGATGCGGTCCACGTGCTCTCGGTGCTGTACGGCCGCGGAGTCGTGGTCGGGCAGGTCGACGAGGACGAGTCCGCGCAGCTGGGACTCCCCGTCCCCGGTCGGCAGCGGACGCCGGCGCAGCCGGGGTGGGATGCCGAGCCGTTCGATGAGACTCGCGGCTCCGTCGCTCCAACTGCACGCGATGGGCGCCGCGGTGGTGGGACGGCGTACTCCCGTCTCCGAGATGGCCACCCCGGCGAGCGCGTTGAACAGTTGCGACTTGCCGCTGCCCGTGGCGCCCGCGATGGCGACGACGGTGTGCTGCCCGGAGAGCCTGCGCCGCGCGGACGCCTCGTCGAGCACCCGACCCGCCTCCGCCAGCGTCCGGCTGTCGAGCCGGGTGCGGGAGAGCCCCACCAGTTCGCGCAACGCCTCCAGCCGGGAGTGCAGCGGCCCGTCGTACTCCAGCGGGGACACCGTCGGCGGGGCGGCAGTACGGGTGTCGACCACGGCGTACTGGTTTCCTGCGGTGGTCTCGTCGACCCGCCGCGCGATGAGCCCGTCGTCCCAGGCGGCCGAGGAGTCCGTACGGACGCCCATGCGAGAGTCCGGACGGGCGCCCATGCGGGAGTCCGTCCGGGAGGAGGAGTCGCCGCCCGGCACGCGCGCGTGGGCGGCGCCCGTGCTCTCGCCCTGGGAGGCGTTCTCGGGGGTGCTCTCAGGGGCCTTCGCCGATGGGTTCTCGGCGGCTCTCGCCTTGTCCGCGTCGCCCGGCTGGTCGGAGCGCTCGGTGTGGTCCTGGTCAGTGACGGCGGTCACCGGTCACCTCTCCTTCTGCAGTACGGACAGGGCGGCGATGAGTTCGGCCTGGGGCTCCGGGTGGACGTCGAGGGCGTCGAGCGGGGCGAGCCGGCGCTCGCGTTCGGCGAGCAGGACCCGGTCGACGTGCTCGGTGAGCAGCCGTCCGGCCCGGTCGCGCAGCCGCAGCGCTCCGTGGGCGCCGATCCGCTCGGCGAGTCCCTCCCCGGCCATCCGTCCCCGGCGGCCGCCCAGCAGGGAGGTGGCGACCAGGGCGGCGACCACCTCGGGGTCGGGCGCGAGGTTCCGGTCGAGCTCGCGCACCTCGTCCTCGGCATACTCCTCGAGCTCCCGCCGCCACCGCCGTACGGCGAGACCGATCCGGTGTTCGGCGCTCTCCGCGGCGGGTTCGCGGTCGGCGAGCCCGGGTGCGGCCGCCGCGGGTTCGCGCCGCCAGGCGTCGTCGATGCGCTCGTCGGCGGCGGTGACGGCGCACAGCAGCAGCGCGCTCAGGCTCTCCTCGAGCGCGTCGAGGAGTTCGCCGGCGGTGCAGTCCAGGGGGAAGGCGCGCCACCGCTTGAGGGCGTCCCCGGCGAGCACCGCCCCGGCCTGCAAGCGCCCCCGCACGCGCGTGTGCTCGCTGTCGTACGCCCCGTCGACGGCGGCGGTGAGCCGCAGTGCGGCCGCGTACTGCGCGGCGGCGGCGCCGGCCAGCTCGGGCATCCGGGACTTCAGGGAGTCGAGTACGCCGTGTGCGGTGCGGGCCACGACCTGGTGCCGGGCCGCCGGGTCCTGGACCTGGTGGACCAGCCAGGTGCGCAGCTGGGCCACGGCGCTGGCCGGCAGGAGCCCGCCGCCCCAGGCCGACTCGGGCAGTTCGGGCACGGTGAACCGCGGCACCTGCCCGAGTCCGGCCTTGGTGAGCAGGGCCCCGTACTGCCGCGACACCTCTGCGACCACCTGGTGGGGCACCCGGTCCAGGACGGTGACGAGGGTGACGTCGTACTCCTTGGCGGTGCGCAGCATGTGCCAGAGCACGGCGTCGGCGTAGCGGGCGGCCGTGGTGACCATGATCCAGATGTCGGCCGCGCAGATGAGCTCGGCGGCCAGGACGCGGTTGTCGGAGACCAGGGAGTCGATGTCGGGGGCGTCGAGGAGGGCGAGGCCGGGCGGCAGCGTCTCGGTGGTCTCGACGCGCAGCACGCGCGCGGGGTTCTCGCCCGGGAGCAGCAGATCGTCCGTGGGGTCCTGCTGGGGCACCCATACCCGGGTGAGATCGGGCAGCACCCGCATCCCACTGAACCAGTGATGGTCCTCCGGAT
This region of Streptomyces caelestis genomic DNA includes:
- a CDS encoding YfjP family GTPase yields the protein MGARPDSRMGVRTDSSAAWDDGLIARRVDETTAGNQYAVVDTRTAAPPTVSPLEYDGPLHSRLEALRELVGLSRTRLDSRTLAEAGRVLDEASARRRLSGQHTVVAIAGATGSGKSQLFNALAGVAISETGVRRPTTAAPIACSWSDGAASLIERLGIPPRLRRRPLPTGDGESQLRGLVLVDLPDHDSAAVQHREHVDRILALVDAVIWVVDPEKYADAVLHERYLRPMAAHAEVMFVVLNQIDRLPGEAAEQVLDDLRRLLDEDGIALGEYGEPGTTVLALSALTGDGVCELREALGQFVAERTAPARRISADVDIAAARLWPVYATQRRTGLSEQAREEFADRLADAVGATAAGEAAERAWLRNANRACGTPWLRLWRWYQDRGEPATGRLPSRTQADEEATARQRVEQAVRTVADRASAGLPAPWALAVREAAVRGSQGLPEALDELSVRAGVPTGRPPRPGWWPVAVLSQASMTILQFLGGLWLLGQIVGVMSPNLGVPVLLMVIGIVGGPLIEWSCRMAARGPARRYGLEAERRLREAAAGCGRARVLDPVAAELLRYREVREQYGRVVGARR
- a CDS encoding dynamin family protein, whose product is MVTLDVRPQLLNALSALRDRVAAARFPLPLAGAPRARASRDELLAQLDDYLVPRLRDPEAPLLAVVGGSTGAGKSTLVNSLVGRRVSEAGVLRPTTRTPVLVCHPEDHHWFSGMRVLPDLTRVWVPQQDPTDDLLLPGENPARVLRVETTETLPPGLALLDAPDIDSLVSDNRVLAAELICAADIWIMVTTAARYADAVLWHMLRTAKEYDVTLVTVLDRVPHQVVAEVSRQYGALLTKAGLGQVPRFTVPELPESAWGGGLLPASAVAQLRTWLVHQVQDPAARHQVVARTAHGVLDSLKSRMPELAGAAAAQYAAALRLTAAVDGAYDSEHTRVRGRLQAGAVLAGDALKRWRAFPLDCTAGELLDALEESLSALLLCAVTAADERIDDAWRREPAAAAPGLADREPAAESAEHRIGLAVRRWRRELEEYAEDEVRELDRNLAPDPEVVAALVATSLLGGRRGRMAGEGLAERIGAHGALRLRDRAGRLLTEHVDRVLLAERERRLAPLDALDVHPEPQAELIAALSVLQKER